In Oryza sativa Japonica Group chromosome 11, ASM3414082v1, the following are encoded in one genomic region:
- the LOC107275759 gene encoding uncharacterized protein: NASTIRQVPKEYSSTLSCLQDQATPCNFQDIKIVIEQKLGKDLHSIFLEFDEHPIAAASIAQVHRGRLNNNQEVAVKVQYPGLERRMKIDIMTMSFLSKSVSWIFPDYRFEKLLTEFERTMSMELDFTQEAKNSERTASCFRKNNVVKVPCVFWELTSKEVLTMEFCSGYKVDNLDSLRKADISPTKVAETLIELFGEMIFVHGFVHGDPHPGNILVSPQGQGKFSLVLLDHGIYKELDQKFRLDYCQLWKALILLDSQKILELGEQFGVGKYAKYFPVIFTGRTIERYMLMTFSQQSLMRTCQNCKNVENHFSHSDIIGFFEIRRKRTAKDEHVFIFYSTLPIYSLTEKACTDCVLYLIKLFDLSKVDDFEARLELGHL, encoded by the exons AACGCAAGTACAATAAGACAAGTACCAAAAGAATACTCATCAACACTCTCTTGTCTGCAAGATCAG GCAACTCCATGTAACTTTCAAGATATCAAAATAGTGATAGAGCAGAAACTTGGCAAGGATTTACATAGCAT ATTCCTGGAATTTGATGAACATCCGATTGCTGCTGCATCAATTGCTCAGGTTCATCGAGGTCGGTTGAATAATAATCAGGAAGTAGCTGTGAAG GTTCAATATCCTGGGCTTGAGCGGCGCATGAAGATAGACATAATGACTATGTCTTTCTTGTCAAAATCTGTCTCTTGG ATTTTTCCTGATTATAGGTTTGAGAAGTTATTGACCGAGTTTGAGAGAACCATGTCAATGGAACTAG ATTTTACCCAAGAGGCTAAGAATTCTGAGAGAACAGCTAGCTGCTTCAGGAAAAATAATGTTGTCAAAGTACCTTGCGTGTTTTGG GAACTAACAAGCAAGGAGGTTTTGACAATGGAATTTTGTTCTGGCTACAAG GTTGATAACTTGGACTCCCTAAGGAAAGCAGATATCAGTCCAACAAAG GTAGCTGAAACATTAATTGAATTGTTTGGCgaaatgatttttgtacatGGTTTTGTTCATGGCGATCCTCATCCTGGAAATATATTAGTTTCTCCTCAAGGCCAAGGGAAATTTTCATTAG TGCTGCTTGATCATGGAATTTATAAAGAATTAGACCAAAAGTTCAGATTGGACTATTGTCAGCTGTGGAAAGCGTTGATATTGTTGGATTCTCAAAAAATTCTGGAGTTAGGTGAACAGTTTGGTGTTGGCAAATATGCTAAGTACTTTCCCGTAATATTCACTGGGAGGACTATCGAAAGGTACATGCTTATGACCTTTTCCCAACAAAGCCTGATGCGTACTTGTCAAAACTGTAAAAATGTGGAAAATCATTTCAGTCATTCAGATATTATTGGATTCTTTGaaataagaagaaaaagaacagCAAAAGATGAGCATGTATTCATATTCTATAGTACTTTACCCATTTATTCTTTGACTGAAAAAGCCTGCACGGACTGTGTTCTGTATCTAATAAAATTATTTGACTTGAGTAAAGTTGATGACTTTGAAGCAAGGTTGGAGCTTGGTCATT TATGA
- the LOC9267407 gene encoding phosphatidate cytidylyltransferase, mitochondrial: MRPAEEVARAAALAGPLGELLPPVDFCCAYGSTLLHARPDASSMVDYILGVPDPLQWHSENLERNPGHYSGWMARLGPGAITRLADNIGVGVYFNPFVEWRDKRIKYGVVRMKDLAMDVLTWDRFYLSGRLQKPVHVLVDHWDVRKINTINLKMATSASLLLLPAEFTEYDLYAQICSLSYMGDLRMLFAEDKNKVKKIVEGSFPSFQSMYRPLIQEYIAEGLLKTSSYGQQKAFHQDCGASATNELFSYLPWTIQRRTQGRFASNCKEMPTGAAVSSKNVAATCVRKALRRRVMVSSARQAVSGLLASGGTVAARYLGKKISKAWKSRTV, from the exons AtgcggccggcggaggaggtggcgagggcggcggcgctggccggcccgctcggcgagctcctcccgccGGTGGACTTCTGCTGCGCGTACGGCTCCACGCTCCTCCACGCCCGCCCCGACGCGTCCTCCATGGTCGACTACATCCTCGGCGTCCCCGACCCGCTCCAGTGGCACTCCGAG AATTTGGAGAGGAACCCTGGTCACTACTCCGGATGGATGGCTCGCCTCGGCCCCGGCGCT ATTACTCGACTTGCGGATAACATCGGCGTTGGGGTGTACTTCAATCCATTTGTTGAGTGGAGGGACAAG AGGATAAAGTACGGGGTGGTGAGGATGAAGGACCTGGCCATGGATGTCTTGACCTGGGACCGGTTCTACCTCAGCGGCCGACTACAGAAACCT GTTCATGTTCTTGTTGATCATTGGGATGTAAGGAAGATTAACACAATTAATCTGAAAATGGCAACATCAGCTTCTCTACTCCTTTTGCCAGCAGAATTCACTGAG TATGACCTGTACGCCCAAATTTGCAGCCTATCATATATGGGTGATTTAAGAATGCTCTTTGCCGAAGACAAAAACAAG GTCAAGAAAATTGTTGAGGGTAGTTTCCCATCATTTCAATCGATGTACAGACCCCTGATACAAGAGTACATTGCTGAAGGACTACTGAAGACATCATCTTATGGACAACAAAAGGCTTTCCATCAG GATTGTGGTGCATCTGCAACAAACGAACTGTTCTCTTATCTCCCATGGACAATCCAAAGGCGAACGCAAGGAAGATTTGCATCGAATTGCAAAG AAATGCCAACTGGTGCCGCAGTTTCTTCAAAAAATGTAGCAGCAACCTGTGTCCGCAAGGCTTTGAGGCGCCGGGTAATGGTCTCAAGTGCACGTCAAGCGGTGTCTGGACTGCTTGCCTCTGGTGGCACTGTTGCTGCTAGATATCTGGGGAAGAAGATATCCAAAGCCTGGAAATCAAGAACAGTTTAA
- the LOC4350701 gene encoding uncharacterized protein isoform X1, with the protein MLWNGTIMKCRREKCPCTQYDYKWADWAGGRLIPGLPAHPNEPFICFARYLPQLHLSTSSRHRRRRRGSPPLLPSPPPPPPQKLGSSRRECLMAAASIPASSQPFKLILGSSSVARKHILTEMGLEFEVMTADIDEKSIRRENPDELVTVLAEAKADAIMSRLNISDYQKEGDRPTLLITSDIVVVHEGIIREKPTTKEEARQFLKGVSTCQDNMHLIFLFCNVLLYYLLLERLLSPGYSGSHVSTVGSVVVTNLTTGKRLESLDKAEVYFHDIPDEIIENLIDERVVFRVAGGLLLEHPLTLPFVEAVVGSSDSVMGISKDLANKLIQDALSA; encoded by the exons ATGCTATGGAATGGCACCATAATGAAGTGCAGGAGAGAGAAATGTCCATGTACCCAATATGATTACAA ATGGGCTGATTGGGCCGGAGGCCGTCTGATTCCGGGCCTTCCGGCCCATCCAAACGAGCCTTTCATCTGCTTCGCCCGCTATCTCCCACAACTCCACCTCTCCACATCTtctcgccaccgccgacgccgccgcggctcgcctcctctcctcccctcgccgccgccaccgccgccgcagaagCTTGGCTCATCGCGGCGCGAGTGCCTGATGGCCGCGGCCTCCATCCCCGCGAGCTCCCAGCCCTTCAAG CTGATCCTGGGGTCATCGTCGGTGGCCAGGAAGCACATCCTCACCGAGATGGGGCTCGAGTTCGAAGTCATG ACTGCAGATATCGACGAGAAGAGCATCAGGAGGGAGAACCCTGACGAGCTAGTGACGGTTCTTGCGGAGGCCAAG GCTGATGCTATCATGTCCAGATTGAATATTTCTGATTACCAGAAAGAAGGCGACAGGCCAACACTCCTGATCACTTCTGACATA GTGGTCGTCCATGAAGGGATTATCAGAGAAAAGCCAACCACTAAGGAAGAAGCACGCCAATTCCTGAAAGGTGTGTCCACATGCCAAGACAACATGCATCTTATATTCTTGTTCTGCAATGTTTTATTGTATTATTTATTACTTGAACGTTTACTTTCTCCAGGTTATTCTGGCAGCCATGTCTCAACCGTGGGGTCTGTAGTCGTAACTAATCTGACAACTGGGAAGAGGCTTGAAAGCCTAGACAAAGCTGAG GTGTACTTCCATGATATACCAGATGAGATCATCGAAAACCTG ATCGATGAGAGGGTAGTATTTAGGGTCGCTGGTGGCTTGTTGCTTGAACATCCATTGACATTACCATTTGTTGAAGCAGTG GTTGGTTCTAGTGACAGTGTAATGGGGATCTCGAAGGATCTTGCAAACAAATTAATTCAGGATGCATTGTCCGCTTAG
- the LOC4350701 gene encoding uncharacterized protein isoform X2, with protein MLWNGTIMKCRREKCPCTQYDYKWADWAGGRLIPGLPAHPNEPFICFARYLPQLHLSTSSRHRRRRRGSPPLLPSPPPPPPQKLGSSRRECLMAAASIPASSQPFKLILGSSSVARKHILTEMGLEFEVMTADIDEKSIRRENPDELVTVLAEAKADAIMSRLNISDYQKEGDRPTLLITSDIVVVHEGIIREKPTTKEEARQFLKGYSGSHVSTVGSVVVTNLTTGKRLESLDKAEVYFHDIPDEIIENLIDERVVFRVAGGLLLEHPLTLPFVEAVVGSSDSVMGISKDLANKLIQDALSA; from the exons ATGCTATGGAATGGCACCATAATGAAGTGCAGGAGAGAGAAATGTCCATGTACCCAATATGATTACAA ATGGGCTGATTGGGCCGGAGGCCGTCTGATTCCGGGCCTTCCGGCCCATCCAAACGAGCCTTTCATCTGCTTCGCCCGCTATCTCCCACAACTCCACCTCTCCACATCTtctcgccaccgccgacgccgccgcggctcgcctcctctcctcccctcgccgccgccaccgccgccgcagaagCTTGGCTCATCGCGGCGCGAGTGCCTGATGGCCGCGGCCTCCATCCCCGCGAGCTCCCAGCCCTTCAAG CTGATCCTGGGGTCATCGTCGGTGGCCAGGAAGCACATCCTCACCGAGATGGGGCTCGAGTTCGAAGTCATG ACTGCAGATATCGACGAGAAGAGCATCAGGAGGGAGAACCCTGACGAGCTAGTGACGGTTCTTGCGGAGGCCAAG GCTGATGCTATCATGTCCAGATTGAATATTTCTGATTACCAGAAAGAAGGCGACAGGCCAACACTCCTGATCACTTCTGACATA GTGGTCGTCCATGAAGGGATTATCAGAGAAAAGCCAACCACTAAGGAAGAAGCACGCCAATTCCTGAAAG GTTATTCTGGCAGCCATGTCTCAACCGTGGGGTCTGTAGTCGTAACTAATCTGACAACTGGGAAGAGGCTTGAAAGCCTAGACAAAGCTGAG GTGTACTTCCATGATATACCAGATGAGATCATCGAAAACCTG ATCGATGAGAGGGTAGTATTTAGGGTCGCTGGTGGCTTGTTGCTTGAACATCCATTGACATTACCATTTGTTGAAGCAGTG GTTGGTTCTAGTGACAGTGTAATGGGGATCTCGAAGGATCTTGCAAACAAATTAATTCAGGATGCATTGTCCGCTTAG
- the LOC4350702 gene encoding probable protein S-acyltransferase 23, translating into MAEIEVVGDGGGGGGGGGVKQGVVEVREARANGGEGDPVVDVYSAAAYGDLERLRGFVERDGGASLAAPDGNGYHALQWATLNNYPHVALYIIEHGGDVNAGDNAQQTALHWAAVRGAIAAADVLLENGARVEAADVNGYRAVHVAAQYGQTAFLHHIISKYGADFECLDNDGRSPLHWAAYKGNADTIRLLLFMDANQVRQDKNGCTPLHWAAIRGNYEVCTVLVHAGTKEELTLKDSGGFTPVELANDKGHRHLSYILSNATKVTFEDKYCSGRSRKIGYASILFCFLIVLITLFLNSIIFAPNFSRITAAVGIWSWGAISLAFASLVMFYRVSRKNPGYIQANTKRLDPKEPLMEIDLNSSAWTGNWSQLCPTCKIIRPMRSKHCPTCKHCVEQFDHHCPWISNCVGRRNKWDFFVFLCMGTTTAFLGAAIGFHRLWTEPIILSSSESWINFMLSNHPGAVLFMFMDVFLLTGALILTGAQATQIARNLTTNEAANQSRYAYLRGPDGRFRNPYSRGCRRNCADFLVNGYSNDEEAAWPTLQQTVQRS; encoded by the exons ATGGCGGAGATCGAggtggtcggcgacggcggcggcggcggcggaggtggaggggtgAAGCAGGGGGTGGTGGAGGTgagggaggcgcgggcgaaCGGCGGGGAGGGGGACCCCGTGGTGGACGTGTACTCCGCCGCGGCGTACGGGGACCTGGAGCGTCTGCGCGGGTTCGTGgagcgggacggcggcgcgtCGCTCGCGGCGCCCGACGGCAACGGCTACCACGCGCTCCAGTGGGCCACGCTCAACAACTACCCCCACGTCGCGCTCTACATCATCGAG CATGGAGGCGACGTCAACGCCGGGGACAATGCGCAGCAGACGGCCCTGCACTGGGCGGCGGTGCGTGGAGCCATAGCTGCGGCGGACGTGTTGCTGGAGAACGGTGCGAGGGTCGAGGCGGCCGATGTGAATGGCTACCGG GCAGTTCATGTTGCAGCTCAGTATGGACAAACAGCATTCTTGCACCACATTATCTCAAAGTACGGTGCAGACTTTGAGTGTTTGGACAATGATGGGAGGAGTCCATTGCACTG GGCTGCCTACAAAGGAAATGCTGATACAATTAGGTTACTGCTGTTTATGGATGCTAATCAAGTAAGGCAAGACAAAAATG GTTGTACTCCATTACACTGGGCAGCAATAAGAGGAAATTATGAGGTGTGCACTGTTCTTGTACATGCTGGTACCAAGGAGGAACTCACATTGAAGGATAGCGGTGGGTTTACTCCTGTGGAACTTGCAAACGACAAAGGTCATCGGCATCTTTCCTATATCCTT TCCAATGCTACAAAAGTAACATTTGAAGACAAGTACTGCTCAGGGAGATCGCGGAAGATTGGATATGCTTCTATCCTGTTTTGCTTTCTTATTGTCCTTATCACCCTTTTTCTGAACTCAATTATTTTTG CACCGAATTTTTCTAGAATAACTGCCGCTGTTGGTATTTGGTCATGGGGTGCTATTTCTCTTGCCTTTGCTTCATTGGTGATGTTCTACAGAGTAAGCAG AAAAAATCCAGGCTACATCCAAGCCAATACCAAGCGACTTGATCCAAAG GAACCACTTATGGAGATTGACCTTAATTCTTCTGCTTGGACAGGCAATTGGTCTCAGTTATGCCCCACATGCAAG ATAATTCGCCCAATGCGCTCCAAACATTGTCCAACTTGTAAGCACTGTGTTGAGCAGTTTGACCATCACTGTCCTTGGATATCAAATTGTGTTGGAAGG AGAAATAAGTGGGACTTTTTTGTGTTCCTTTGTATGGGAACAACTACAGCATTTCTGGGCGCTGCGATTGGGTTCCACA GACTTTGGACAGAGCCCATTATACTCTCATCTTCTGAGTCATGGATTAACTTCATGCTGTCAAACCATCCTGGTGCTGTACTGTTCATGTTCATGGATGTCTTTTTATTGACTGGAGCGCTTATTCTGACAGGAGCACAAGCAACACAG ATAGCACGCAATCTCACAACTAATGAAGCAGCAAACCAGTCACGCTATGCATATCTTCGGGGGCCTGACGGACGCTTCAGGAATCCTTACAGTCGAGGATGCCGGAGGAACTGCGCTGATTTTCTTGTAAATGGATACAGTAATGACGAGGAGGCTGCATGGCCAACGCTTCAACAAACAGTGCAACGAAGCTAG
- the LOC9272501 gene encoding uncharacterized protein: MATMAVIRLALPAIPAAASSSASSGCSVRTRTRGRVVRMRVRCRAVGREGGEGEGEGEGEEAPESLFAKELTRRGMASGAAAAGAGEKEVGAEEGGRKRVAAAEFERAAAGADGQRAKSMALNSEGLEGLVPRAKLLLSLGSTFFLGFAPLILVTVSLFAVLYVYFGPSFVHDASKTPVSPPPYIDPYELLEDERLSRPSPDVF; the protein is encoded by the exons atgGCGACCATGGCCGTGATCCGCCTCGCGCTCCCGGCGATcccggcggccgcgtcgtcgtcggcgtcgtcggggtGCAGCGTAAGGACGCGCACGCGGGGGCGTGTGGTGCGGATGCGGGTGAGGTGCCGCGCTGTGGGGAGAGAGggtggggaaggggagggggagggggagggggaggaggcgccggAGTCGCTGTTCGCGAAGGAGCTGACGCGGAGGGGGATGgcgtcgggggcggcggcggcgggcgccggggagaaggaggtgggggcggaggagggcgggaggaagcgggtggcggcggcggagttcgAGCGGGCGGCCGCCGGGGCGGATGGGCAGCGGGCGAAGTCCATGGCTCTCAACAGTGAGGGCCTCGAG gGTCTTGTTCCACGGGCAAAGTTGCTATTGTCACTTGGCAGTACATTTTTTCTTGGATTTGCCCCTTTGATTCTTGTTACAGTTTCTCTGTTTGCTGTTCTTTATGTG TATTTTGGACCAAGTTTTGTACACGATGCAAGCAAGACACCAGTATCGCCTCCACCATACATTGATCCATATGAGCTACTGGAAGATGAACGACTCTCTCGACCCTCCCCAGATGTCTTCTAA